In Aspergillus nidulans FGSC A4 chromosome II, a single window of DNA contains:
- a CDS encoding ATP dependent DNA ligase domain protein (transcript_id=CADANIAT00004034) has protein sequence MTKSCGSPDTDRLALLSCMFPEKRTDRVYWLKDTNLARIIGRWGLLGLSRREELEKWRVSGGADLGQCVENVMRQAENHIVSGQEVTVEEIDTALNMIASRCRFSGPSVRRQRSAVDVEETLAPLYRRLSSRDAKWLTRMILKTHISDTLPERLTLKSFHFLLPHLLLFQNSFEAAVTLLSSEPIIHFPPRPEIGYARDLGKIALHHLIPKIGIKIGRPEYLKARSIKHCCNMVGQRRMSVERKYDGPAFLLEQKAILRQFYPARPLHAVANKSRPQPYECLMMVFFDILVLDDDILLRKPHRERRLLLKNTIQVISGVSDIADQRIIDFSRSDGQAKLETLFSKGIAERWEGFILKGCEDPYFPILVESGIGCEGRWIKLKKDYIPGLGDTVDLVLVGAAYNARDATILGLAKKETWTHFFVGCLENKEAVLRSKNEPRFRIIDVIDQHGISRANMQNLNSFGKYSARSVDSDDGVIIGEIRPGLPTIDVVFKTPFVVEVMGSGFVKPSGARYYTIRFPRILKIHSDRSIEDAASFRELQVLAEMATSVSSEELLDEEAEWTNRVRSGTSKPGHCPDESQNVSTVSPPASAKAIPIYIDCSPPSSSNGSPGSNVLANNSNLSSQGNAKKRKALPYASEPCAKNTYGGLDRAQKVTKVVNPALVVTSPAQYLATKVGPPRSDHASTDIQKVSASERKADSEEPSRSPLARIPIYIHPETASEVQTTFNGLSNVSHTIEEFLRMLNFDSRRLGPEKSNLFPASENITLGIMFANISRDPLGPTLLELSKHISNALTTPPCSHNPTGRVFLLNSNFLNLVVDWKNHIFCLRKTWDKISRFPSTPLDAEHLTENSIVTTTTRRTQPIVALRRSLGPVSAFIPEVRISFDRKQILVLVGS, from the exons ATGACAAAAAGCTGCGGCTCTCCTGACACCGACCGACTGGCGCTCCTTTCCTGCATGTTCCCGGAGAAGCGAACGGACCGAGTTTACTGGTTGAAAGATACCAACTTGGCTAGGATTATTGGCAGATGGGGGCTGCTCGGGTTATCGCGCCgcgaggagctcgagaaatGGCGTGTATCTGGCGGAGCAGACCTCGGTCAATGCGTTGAGAACGTGATGAGACAAGCAGAAAATCATATTGTCAGCGGCCAAGAGGTGACTGTGGAGGAGATTGACACGGCATTGAATATGATAGCTTCGCGATGCCGGTTTTCCGGGCCAAGTGTCAGAAGGCAGCGTTCAGCGGTTGATGTAGAGGAGACGCTCGCTCCTCTATACCGTCGGCTCAGTAGCAGGGACGCCAAGTGGCTGACGCGAATGATACTCAAGACTCACATCTCTGATACGCTGCCGGAAAGGTTGACGCTGAAGAGTTTCCATTTCCTGCTCCCACACCTATTGCTCTTCCAAAACTCATTTGAAGCGGCAGTGACGTTGCTTTCCTCCGAACCCATCATACATTTCCCACCTAGGCCTGAAATCGGATATGCGAGAGACTTAGGCAAAATAGCGTTGCATCATCTCATACCGAAGATTGGGATCAAGATCGGAAGGCCGGAGTACTTGAAGGCACGAAGTATTAAGCACTGCTGCAACATGGTGGGACAGCGGAGGATGAGTGTTGAGAGGAAGTATGACG GTCCGGCGTTTTTATTGGAACAGAAAGCGATTCTCCGTCAGTTTTACCCAGCGAGACCTCTGCATGCTGTTGCTAACAAAAGTAGACCGCAGCCATATGAatgcttgatgatggtgttTTTCGATATACTTGTCCTCGATGACGACATCTTGCTACGAAAGCCGCATCGAGAAAGGCGATTGCTCCTCAAGAATACAATACAAGTAATCTCGGGTGTCTCTGATATAGCTGACCAGCGCATCATTGACTTCTCCCGCTCAGATGGTCAAGCCAAACTCGAGACGCTTTTTTCTAAGGGAATTGCTGAGCGCTGGGAAGGCTTCATTCTAAAGGGGTGCGAGGACCCATATTTTCCCATCCTGGTGGAATCCGGGATTGGTTGCGAAGGCCGTTGGATCAAGCTCAAAAAGGATTACATCCCAGGATTGGGCGACACAGTAGATCTTGTGTTAGTCGGTGCAGCATACAATGCCCGTGATGCAACCATACTTGGACTAGCGAAAAAGGAAACGTGGACACACTTCTTTGTGGGCTGTCTTGAAAACAAGGAGGCTGTTTTACGGTCCAAAAACGAACCTAGGTTCCGCATCATAGATGTGATCGACCAGCATGGCATCAGCCGGGCAAACATGCAAAACCTCAACAGCTTTGGCAAGTATAGCGCCCGAAGTGTAGACTCTGACGATGGAGTGATCATTGGAGAAATACGGCCGGGCTTGCCAACAATAGATGTTGTCTTCAAGACGCCATTTGTCGTTGAAGTGATGGGAAGTGGTTTTGTGAAGCCATCAGGCGCTCGATATTATACAATCCGTTTCCCCAGGATTCTGAAGATCCATTCAGATCGGTCAATCGAAGATGCTGCATCCTTTCGAGAGTTACAGGTTCTAGCTGAGATGGCGACATCCGTTTCTTCGGAAGAGCtgctcgatgaagaagcagaatggACGAACCGCGTCAGGTCGGGTACATCTAAGCCAGGCCATTGTCCAGATGAGTCACAAAACGTGTCTACCGTTAGTCCTCCTGCTTCCGCAAAGGCTATCCCCATATATATCGATTGTTCGCCACCGAGTTCATCGAACGGCTCACCTGGAAGCAACGTTTTGGCAAACAATAGCAATCTCTCGTCACAGGGAAATGCTAAAAAACGAAAAGCATTGCCATATGCGTCTGAACCATGCGCCAAAAATACCTATGGGGGGCTCGACAGAGCCCAAAAAGTAACAAAAGTGGTTAATCCAGCTTTGGTAGTCACATCTCCCGCACAATACCTTGCAACCAAAGTAGGTCCTCCACGAAGCGATCACGCTAGCACAGACATTCAAAAAGTCTCGGCCAGCGAGCGAAAAGCAGACTCTGAAGAACCTTCGAGATCTCCTCTCGCCAGAATTCCTATCTATATCCACCCCGAGACTGCTTCGGAGGTCCAGACAACGTTCAACGGTCTATCGAACGTTTCCCATACCATCGAAGAGTTCCTTCGTATGTTGAATTTTGACAGCCGCCGACTGGGGCCAGAGAAATCAAACCTCTTTCCGGCATCCGAAAACATCACCTTGGGAATTATGTTTGCCAACATTTCCAGAGACCCTCTAGGCCCGACATTGCTCGAACTAAGCAAACATATTTCCAATGCGCTCACCACGCCTCCATGCAGTCATAACCCTACGGGCCGggtcttcctcctcaactcaAACTTCCTAAACCTGGTCGTCGACTGGAAAAACCACATATTCTGCCTCCGTAAGACCTGGGATAAAATCAGCCGA TTTCCCAGCACTCCCTTGGATGCTGAACACCTAACCGAAAACTCCATTGTCACTACTACCACGCGACGGACCCAACCAATCGTGGCCCTCAGACGGAGCCTAGGGCCCGTATCTGCGTTTATACCTGAGGTTAGGATATCGTTTGATAGAAAGCAGATCTTGGTTCTTGTTGGCTCGTAG
- the erg20 gene encoding bifunctional (2E,6E)-farnesyl diphosphate synthase/dimethylallyltranstransferase (transcript_id=CADANIAT00004032), whose amino-acid sequence MPSTTSRAAFEAVFPSLAEAMLDHARKYNLPQNAQEWFSKAIHTNVPGGKLNRGLSVPDTGVALLQKELSEEQYKDLATLGWLTELLQAFFLVSDDLMDGSITRRGQPCWYRHQGVGLIAINDAFLLESGIYVILKKQFRSHPAYVDFIELFHETTWQTELGQLCDLITAPEDKVDLNNFSMEKYMFIVTYKTAYYSFYLPVALALHYLQLATPENLRQAHDILIPLGQYFQVQDDYLDAYGDPEVIGKIGTDIQDNKCSWLVNQALQRCSAEQRKVLDAAYGRKDAEQEAKVKAIFRELDLESVYKEYEEKIVGELKTKIAAVNESEGLKKEVFEAFLGKIYKRSK is encoded by the exons ATGCCATCTACTACAAGCCGCGCTGCCTTCGAGGCGGTCTTCCCCTCCCTGGCTGAGGCCATGCTTGACCATGCGAGGAAATACAACCTGCCCCAAAATGCTCAGGAATGGTTCAGCAAG GCCATTCACACCAACGTCCCTGGCGGCAAGCTCAACCGCGGTCTCTCTGTCCCCGACACCGGCGTGGCCCTCCTGCAGAAGGAACTGAGCGAGGAGCAATACAAGGACCTTGCTACACTTGGGTGGCTGACCGAGCTGCTCCaggccttcttcctcgtcagcGATGACCTTATGGATGGTTCAATCACCCGTCGCGGCCAGCCCTGCTGGTACCGCCACCAGGGGGTCGGTCTCATTGCCATCAACGACGCTTTCCTCCTTGAGTCCGGTATCTACGTTATCCTGAAGAAGCAATTCCGTTCACACCCTGCCTACGTCGACTTTATTGAGCTGTTCCATGAGACCACCTGGCAGACGGAATTGGGCCAGCTGTGTGATCTGATCACGGCGCCCGAGGACAAGGTCGATCTCAACAACTTCTCCATGGAGAAGTACATGTTCATTGTCACCTACAAGACCGCCTACTATAGCTTCTACCTCCCGGTTGCCCTGGCCCTCCACTACCTTCAGCTTGCTACCCCCGAGAACCTCCGTCAGGCTCACGACATCCTCATTCCGCTCGGCCAATACTTCCAGGTCCAGGATGACTACCTCGATGCGTACGGCGACCCCGAGGTCATTGGCAAGATCGGAACAGATATCCAGGACAACAAGTGCTCTTGGTTAGTGAACCAGGCTCTGCAGCGCTGCAGTGCCGAGCAGCGCAAGGTGCTCGACGCTGCCTATGGTCGTAAGGACGCTGAGCaagaggccaaggtcaaggctATTTTCCGGGAATTGGACCTCGAATCCGTCTACAAGGAGTACGAGGAGAAGATCGTGGGTGagctgaagacgaagatcgCGGCTGTCAACGAGTCGGaggggttgaagaaggaggtTTTTGAGGCATTCCTCGGGAAGATCTACAAGCGCAGTAAATAA
- a CDS encoding SF3a splicing factor complex subunit PRP9 (transcript_id=CADANIAT00004035) has protein sequence MLLEDQRFIHEDLERLEQAIADRVAEEPRNIRERLARDHEIAHFLNRIDDQSRRLLDIYKNAEGEREKEIQAISTGDQFEEFYKRLDELKDFHKRYPNEPVENLERAYKRRQPGEGEPTGLEVDTMFTGEEGYGQFLDLTTLHEQYLNLPGVKRLSYIQYLDIFDAFTPPKLPIKRNNKLSDKYFQYVGELANYLEEFIKKARPLQDLSKIFASFDEDFEKQWAANEVPGWEEEKINNGTAGPKTEGSGEGIWCADCEKEFKNENVYRNHLTGKKHIRAAEARKAAGGSGEGPTPSASGPSAAHRLKERAVAEREHRVRSLARVLINERQATKINVERRQGMTERERQMELEAMLAETEDAKGDRGNESDEEGEDRIYNPLKLPLAWDGKPIPYWLYKLHGLGVEYSCEICGNYVYMGRRAFDKHFSEALHIFGLKCLGITSNTNLFREITKIDDAIRLWEKLEQDRKKERDFRDNVVQMEDAEGNVMPERIYLDLQKQGIL, from the exons ATGTTGCTCGAAGATCAGCGATTCATACACGAGGATttggagaggctggagcAAGCTATAGCAGACCGTGTTGCAGAAGAACCCCGTAAT ATACGCGAACGTCTGGCTCGTGACCATGAGATAGCGCATTTTTTAAACCGCATTGATGATCAGTCGAGGAGGTTACTCGATATCTACAAGAATGCTGAAGGCGAACGCGAGAAGGAAATCCAGGCCATCTCAACCGGCGATCAGTTCGAGGAATTCTACAAACGACTAGACGAACTCAAGGACTTTCACAAGCGGTATCCGAATGAACCAGTTGAGAACCTCGAGCGAGCCTACAAGCGCCGCCAACCAGGGGAGGGCGAGCCGACGGGGCTGGAGGTTGATACGATGTTTACTGGTGAAGAAGGATACGGGCAGTTCCTCGATCTCACAACCTTGCATGAGCAATATTTGAACCTGCCAGGAGTCAAGAGGCTATCATATATACAATATCTCGACATATTCGATGCTTTCACGCCCCCGAAATTACCGATTAAGCGAAACAACAAGCTCTCGGACAAATATTTCCAATATGTAGGGGAACTTGCAAACTATCTTGAGGAATTCATCAAGAAAGCTAGGCCTTTACAGGATCTGAGCAAGATCTTTGCTAGCTTCGACGAGGATTTTGAGAAACAGTGGGCTGCGAATGAGGTCCCTggatgggaagaagagaagatcaacaATGGCACAGCAGGCCCCAAAACCGAGGGATCTGGTGAGGGTATATGGTGCGCCGATTGTGAGAAGGAGTTCAAGAACGAGAATGTGTACAGGAATCACTTAACAGGCAAGAAGCACATTCGGGCTGCTGAGGCCCGTAAAGCTGCTGGTGGTTCGGGCGAAGGACCTACGCCGTCCGCCAGCGGGCCATCGGCAGCTCACCGCTTGAAAGAGCGAGCAGTTGCTGAGCGCGAGCACCGCGTTCGTTCTCTAGCAAGAGTACTCATCAACGAGCGTCAGGCAACAAAGATAAATGTTGAGCGGAGACAAGGTATGACAGAGCGGGAGCGTCAAATGGAGCTTGAGGCTATGCTCGCAGAGACCGAAGACGCCAAGGGTGACCGTGGCAACGagtcggatgaggaaggcgaagatcgcATTTACAATCCTCTAAAACTTCCCCTCGCATGGGATGGCAAGCCTATTCCGTACTGGCTCTACAAACTACATGGGCTGGGTGTGGAGTATTCTTGCGAGATTTGCGGTAACTATGTTTACATGGGCCGTCGCGCATTCGACAAACATTTCTCCGAAGCGTTGCATATATTCGGACTGAAATGTCTCGGTATCACGTCAAACACAAACCTCTTCCGAGAAATTACCAAGATTGACGATGCCATACGGCTTTGGGAGAAATTAGAGCAAGACCgcaagaaggagagagaTTTTCGTGACAACGTCgtgcagatggaggatgcagagggcAATGTGATGCCTGAGCGGATTTACCTTGA TCTTCAGAAACAAGGTATTCTCTAG
- a CDS encoding anaphase promoting complex subunit CDC23 (transcript_id=CADANIAT00004033), translating to MASNFSEDNIKELKYRLEAAAVQCSERCLYQSAKWAAEILDSIIPIDNYDTDPDSPMDITEPRPQNPYLRTQDPVEAALEAQEYHKYLLAKSYFDTREYDRCASVFLPPTISPVSLSTSSPQSKLKSSLRNRKSQGSPHAGLKDNDLKRSPYPKLSQKSLFLALYAKYLAGEKRKNEETEMVLGPADGGATVNRELPDLARGLEGWFAERQEKGVEDQNHGWLEYLYGVILIKGRNEEEARKWLIRSVHLNPFHWGAWQELNDLLASTEDLKQVVEHLPQNIMTLIFHVHCSQELYQATEDTYQTLSELENIFPTSAFLKTQRALLYYHSKDFEEASHIFTDILITSPHRLDSLDHYSNILYVMGARPQLAFVAQVATATDKFRPETCCVVGNYYSLKSEHEKAVMYFRRALTLDRNFLSAWTLMGHEYIEMKNTHAAIESYRRAVDVNRKDYRAWYGLGQAYEVLDMSFYALFYYQRAAALRPYDPKMWQAVGSCYAKMGRIEQSIKALKRALVAGSYYAEDPSQHGGRKILDPETLYQIATLYERLEDEEEAAAYMELTLQQETGGQPDEVSDVSDSEIEDDQSNTASTSGANQRRARRSPNDDEEEAYHGTGPTATTSKARLWLARWSLRHGDLERADQLAGELCQDGVEVEEAKALMRDVRARREAGA from the exons ATGGCCTCCAATTTCTCCGAAGATAATATCAAGGAGCTCAAATATCGCCTCGAAGCCGCAGCTGTCCAATGCTCTGAGCGCTGTCTTTATCAGTCCGCAAAATG GGCGGCCGAAATCCTTGACTCCATCATCCCAATAGACAACTATGACACCGATCCAGACTCGCCGATGGACATTACCGAACCGCGACCGCAGAATCCCTACCTACGAACCCAGGATCCGGTAGAAGCTGCGCTTGAAGCTCAAGAATACCATAAATACCTCCTAGCAAAATCATATTTCGATACTCGCGAATACGACCGATGCGCCTCAGTGTTCCTCCCCCCGACAATATCGCCCGTCTCATTATCAACATCGTCGCCGCAATCAAAACTCAAATCATCACTAAGGAACCGTAAATCACAGGGCTCTCCACACGCTGGATTGAAGGACAACGATTTGAAGAGGAGTCCATATCCAAAGCTCAGTCAGAAATCGTTGTTCCTCGCATTATATGCCAAATATCTCGCTGGGGAAAAGCGAAAGAATGAGGAAACGGAGATGGTTCTAGGTCCGGCGGACGGCGGTGCAACTGTCAACCGAGagcttccagatcttgcCCGTGGCTTAGAAGGCTGGTTTGCGGAGCGTCAGGAGAAGGGTGTTGAAGATCAAAACCACGGATGGCTTGAGTACCTGTACGGAGTCATTCTCATCAAAGGGCGaaacgaggaggaagcgagaAAGTGGCTAATCAGGAGTGTCCATCTGAATCCTTTCCACTGGGGTGCGTGGCAGGAGTTGAACGATCTGCTTGCAAGTACAGAAGAT TTGAAGCAAGTTGTTGAACACCTACCGCAAAACATCATGACTCTCATCTTCCACGTCCATTGCAGCCAGGAGCTGTATCAAGCTACGGAGGATACTTATCAAACCCTATCCGAGCTCGAGAACATATTTCCTACCAGCGCCTTCCTCAAGACGCAGAGAGCTCTACTCTACTACCACTCAAAAG ATTTTGAAGAAGCATCTCACATCTTCACGGACATCCTAATCACTTCTCCCCACCGCCTCGACAGTCTTGACCATTACTCCAACATACTCTACGTGATGGGGGCCCGGCCGCAACTAGCCTTCGTTGCCCAAGTCGCGACAGCCACAGATAAATTCCGCCCTGAAACATGCTGCGTTGTCGGGAACTACTATTCCCTCAAATCCGAACACGAAAAGGCAGTTATGTATTTCCGACGCGCTTTGACCCTAGACCGCAATTTCCTCTCCGCCTGGACGCTCATGGGCCACGAATACATTGAGATGAAGAACACCCACGCCGCAATTGAATCCTATCGCCGTGCCGTCGATGTCAACCGCAAGGACTACCGCGCCTGGTACGGTCTCGGTCAGGCCTACGAAGTCTTAGACATGTCCTTTTATGCCCTCTTCTACTACCAGCGCGCCGCGGCGCTTCGCCCCTACGACCCCAAGATGTGGCAAGCTGTAGGATCCTGCTATGCAAAGATGGGCCGCATCGAGCAGAGCATCAAGGCTCTCAAGCGTGCCCTCGTCGCAGGCTCATACTACGCCGAAGATCCCTCGCAACACGGCGGGCGCAAAATTCTCGACCCGGAAACACTCTATCAGATCGCTACTCTCTATGAACGTctcgaggacgaagaagaagcagccgcTTATATGGAACTCACATTGCAGCAAGAAACAGGTGGACAGCCAGATGAAGTATCCGACGTATCTGATAGCGAGATCGAAGACGACCAGTCAAATACAGCTTCAACTTCTGGAGCCAATCAGCGGCGCGCAAGGAGGAGCCCCAacgatgacgaagaggaggcaTACCACGGCACAGGACCAACGGCTACAACTTCAAAAGCGCGGCTATGGCTTGCCCGATGGTCTTTAAGGCATGGAGACTTGGAACGTGCGGATCAGCTGGCAGGGGAATTGTGCCAGGATGGTgtggaggttgaagaggccaaggcgTTAATGAGGGATGTCCGGGCGAGAAGGGAAGCGGGTGCATGA
- a CDS encoding ATP-dependent RNA helicase eIF4A (transcript_id=CADANIAT00004036) yields MADGIDRRADDKMEFNTSKEVTVAPTFEDMHLKESLLRGIYAYGYESPSAVQSRAIVQICKGRDTIAQAQSGTGKTATFSISALQVIDTVVRETQALVLSPTRELATQIQSVIMALGDYMNVQCHACIGGTNIGEDIRKLDYGQHVVSGTPGRVADMIRRRHLRTRHIKMLVLDEADELLNRGFREQIYDVYRYLPPATQVVVVSATLPYDVLDMTTKFMTDPVRVLVKRDELTLEGIKQYFIAVEKEEWKFDTLCDLYDTLTITQAVIFCNTRRKVDWLTDKMREANFTVSSMHGEMPQKERDSIMQDFRQGNSRVLISTDVWARGIDVQQVSLVINYDLPTNRENYIHRIGRSGRFGRKGVAINFVTSDDVRILRDIELYYSTQIDEMPMNVADLLS; encoded by the exons ATGGCGGACGGAATTGACAGGCGAGCCGATG ACAAAATGGAGTTTAACACCTCCAAGGAGGTCACCGTTGCTCCCACTTTCGAGGATATGCACCTGAAGGAAAGCCTTCTCCGTGGTATCTACGCATACGGATACGAGTCCCcatcagctgttcagtcccgCGCGATCGTCCAGATCTGCAAAGGTCGCGATACAATCGCTCAAGCGCAGTCCGGTACCGGTAAAACGGCGACTTTCTCGATCAGCGCTCTGCAAGTCATTGATACAGTTGTTCGCGAAACTCAAG CACTTGTTCTCTCTCCCACCCGTGAACTTGCGACTCAGATTCAGTCGGTCATCATGGCCCTTGGTGACTACATGAACGTTCAATGTCACGCTTGTATTGGAGGCACAAATATCGGTGAAGACATTCGCAAGCTCGATTACGGTCAACACGTTGTTTCTGGCACACCCGGCCGTGTCGCCGATATGATCCGGAGACGTCACCTGCGCACGCGTCATATCAAGATGTTGGTCCttgatgaagctgacgaACTCCTCAACCGCGGATTTCGAGAACAGATTTACGATGTCTACCGTTATCTCCCCCCAGCCACGCAAGTTGTTGTCGTATCCGCTACGCTCCCCTACGATGTGCTTGATATGACGACCAAATTCATGACAGACCCCGTCCGTGTCCTCGTCAAGCGTGATGAATTGACGCTCGAAGGCATCAAGCAATACTTCATCGCTgtcgagaaggaagaatggAAGTTCGATACTCTATGCGACTTGTACGATACTTTAACTATCACACAAgccgtcatcttctgcaacaCCCGTAGAAAGGTCGACTGGCTCACGGACAAGATGCGCGAAGCCAACTTCACAGTATCAAGCATGCATGGAGAGATGCCACAAAAGGAACGAGACAGCATCATGCAGGACTTCCGTCAGGGTAACTCGCGAGTGCTTATCTCCACTGACGTTTGGGCGCGTGGTATAGATGTCCAGCAAGTTTCTCTTGTCATCAACTACGATCTCCCCACCAACCGTGAAAACTACATCCACCGCATCGGTCGAAGCGGTCGATTCGGTCGCAAGGGTGTTGCTATAAACTTTGTTACGAGTGATGACGTGCGTATCCTACGCGATATTGAATTATACTACTCTACGCAAATTGACGAGATGCCTATGAATG TTGCCGACCTCCTCTCTTAA
- a CDS encoding uncharacterized protein (transcript_id=CADANIAT00004031) codes for MWRPFLAIAALLNLAGAFRDSEPTGPWPTELYRTSSVFGTSTYSVRSSKACKDGLYTFLSPRGEGVAARGPTILDHEGELVWTTESSSTYGAAYNLDVQEYKGKQYLTFWEGDDKAGGHGDGIIHMRGFPRWGEFQKNPKDPGVFTG; via the exons ATGTGGCGCCCATTTTTAGCAATAGCAGCTTTGCTTAATCTCGCGGGCGCATTCAGGGACTCGGAACCCACCGGCCCTTGGCCTACGGAGCTCTATCGCACCTCTTCTGTCTTCGGCACATCTACGTACTCTGTCCGCAGCAGTAAAGCTTGCAAAGATGGTCTATACACATTTCTTTCTCCCCGCGGGGAGGGCGTCGCAGCGCGCGGCCCGACAATCCTTGATCATGAGGGAGAGCTCGTGTGGACGACTGAATCTAGTAGTACTTACGGGGCCGCATATAACCTAGATGTTCAGGAGTACAAGGGGAAACAGTATCTCACATTCTGGGAGGGAGATGACAAGGCCGGTGGTCATGGCGATGGTATTATCCACATG AGGGGTTTCCCCCGTTGGGGAGAATTTCAAAAAAATCCCAAAGACCCGGGGGTTTTTACCGGTTAA